One segment of Salvia splendens isolate huo1 chromosome 20, SspV2, whole genome shotgun sequence DNA contains the following:
- the LOC121781814 gene encoding ABC transporter F family member 4-like yields the protein MGKKKSDEAGAGTKSKQGGKEKFSVTELLASMDAKPEKPKKTSASTSKPKPKPAPKASSYIDGIDLPSSDEEEEELGSEEEAHLIEVNSRRNIAKPIDTGLTDKELKKRGKKDVLVAQAAEVAKKEALRDDRDAFTVVIGSRASVLDGENDADANVKDITVENFSVAARGKELLKNTSVKISHGKRYGLVGPNGMGKSTLLKLLAWRKIPVPKNIDVLLVEQEVVGDDRTALEAVVSANEELVKLREEVATLQDASTMSTGDSEEDDDEGNDVGEKLSELYEKLQLMGSDAAEAQASKILAGLGFTKDMQGRATRSFSGGWRMRISLARALFVQPTLLLLDEPTNHLDLRAVLWLEEYLCRWKKTLIVVSHDRDFLNTVCNEIIHLHDLKLHLYRGNFDDFEGGYEQRRKEANKKSEAYEKQLRNAKRSGSRTQQEKVKDRAKFNAAKEASKSKSKGKVDEDEPVAEAPRKWKDYTVEFHFPEPTELTPPLLQLLEVSFSYPNREDFRLSNVDVGIDMGTRVAIVGPNGAGKSTLLNLLAGDIVPTEGEVRRSQKLRIGRYSQHFVDLLIMDETPVQYLLRLHPEQEGLSKQEAVRAKLGKFGLPSHNHLTPIAKLSGGQKARVVFTSISMSKPHILLLDEPTNHLDMQSIDALADALDEFTGGVVLVSHDSRLISRVCQDEERSQIWVVENGTVEAFPDSFEDYKDELVKEIRAEVDD from the coding sequence ATGGGTAAGAAGAAATCAGATGAAGCTGGTGCTGGTACAAAGTCGAAGCAGGGTGGGAAGGAGAAGTTCTCAGTGACTGAATTACTCGCGAGCATGGATGCAAAACCTGAAAAGCCGAAGAAAACAAGCGCCTCCACTAGTAAACCCAAGCCAAAACCTGCTCCTAAAGCCTCGTCTTATATTGACGGTATAGATCTTCCTTCATCTgatgaagaggaagaggaattgGGCTCAGAGGAGGAGGCACATCTGATTGAGGTAAACAGCCGCAGAAATATTGCAAAGCCTATTGACACAGGTCTCACCGACAAAGAGTTGAAGAAGCGTGGAAAGAAGGATGTGCTTGTGGCTCAGGCGGCAGAGGTAGCCAAAAAGGAGGCACTCAGGGATGATCGTGATGCGTTTACTGTTGTAATTGGTAGCCGGGCGTCTGTACTTGATGGTGAAAACGATGCTGATGCCAATGTCAAAGATATAACAGTTGAAAACTTCTCTGTTGCTGCTCGAGGGAAAGAACTCTTGAAGAATACTTCTGTGAAAATCTCTCATGGGAAGAGATATGGATTGGTAGGGCCTAATGGAATGGGTAAATCTACCCTGTTAAAGCTTCTTGCTTGGAGAAAGATACCCGTGCCCAAAAATATTGATGTACTTTTGGTTGAACAAGAAGTCGTTGGTGATGATAGAACAGCTCTTGAAGCAGTTGTTTCAGCCAACGAAGAACTTGTCAAACTTAGAGAAGAAGTTGCTACTCTGCAGGATGCATCCACTATGTCCACTGGTGACAGtgaggaagatgatgatgaagggAATGACGTGGGAGAGAAGCTGAGTGAGTTATATGAGAAGTTGCAGTTGATGGGATCAGATGCTGCTGAGGCTCAAGCGTCTAAAATTCTTGCTGGGTTGGGTTTTACTAAAGATATGCAGGGTCGAGCAACACGGTCCTTTAGTGGTGGTTGGAGGATGAGAATATCATTGGCCAGAGCACTTTTTGTTCAGCCTACTTTGTTGCTGTTGGATGAGCCTACAAATCATCTCGACCTCAGGGCTGTTCTCTGGTTGGAAGAATACTTATGCAGGTGGAAGAAAACTCTAATTGTTGTCTCACATGACAGAGATTTTCTAAATACCGTTTGCAACGAGATTATCCATCTCCATGATTTGAAGCTTCACCTTTATCGTGGAAATTTTGATGATTTCGAAGGTGGATATGAGCAGCGCCGCAAAGAGGCGAATAAGAAGAGCGAGGCTTATGAAAAACAGCTGAGAAATGCTAAGAGATCTGGCAGTCGAACTCAGCAGGAGAAGGTCAAGGATCGAGCCAAATTTAATGCTGCCAAAGAAGCGTCGAAGAGCAAGAGTAAGGGTAAGGTTGATGAGGATGAGCCTGTAGCAGAGGCACCACGGAAATGGAAAGATTACACAGTGGAATTCCATTTCCCTGAGCCTACTGAGCTAACACCACCACTTTTGCAACTACTCGAAGTTAGCTTTAGCTACCCAAATCGCGAGGACTTCAGGCTGTCTAATGTGGATGTGGGCATTGATATGGGGACTCGTGTAGCAATTGTCGGACCCAATGGAGCTGGAAAATCAACCTTGCTCAACCTTCTTGCAGGTGATATAGTTCCAACAGAGGGTGAGGTGAGGAGAAGCCAGAAACTAAGGATAGGCAGATACTCGCAGCACTTTGTGGATCTCCTGATAATGGATGAAACGCCGGTTCAGTATCTGCTTCGGTTACATCCAGAGCAAGAAGGGCTCAGCAAGCAGGAGGCCGTCCGGGCAAAGCTGGGCAAGTTTGGACTTCCCAGCCACAACCATCTGACTCCTATTGCAAAACTATCCGGAGGGCAGAAGGCGCGCGTGGTTTTCACTTCCATATCCATGTCTAAGCCGCACATTCTACTGTTGGATGAGCCGACCAATCATTTAGATATGCAGAGTATCGATGCATTGGCAGATGCACTGGATGAGTTCACAGGAGGCGTCGTCCTCGTCAGCCATGACTCTAGGCTTATATCCCGCGTGTGTCAAGATGAAGAAAGGAGCCAGATATGGGTGGTGGAAAACGGAACTGTTGAGGCTTTCCCTGATTCATTTGAAGACTACAAGGATGAGCTTGTCAAGGAAATCAGAGCTGAGGTTGACGATTGA